A region from the Halosolutus gelatinilyticus genome encodes:
- the speB gene encoding agmatinase: MFPGATDYRTNGSDAAARSADSEDANFVVVGAPLDASTTFQPGTRFGPRRIRTFAEPFDDYDRRTDQYFSDLGVADLGDVRAWDDVADYLEWLDGTLRDVVRDDAIPLTLGGEHTVSLAGARAVEPDVVVVLDAHLDLRDEYDGNPLSHACVLRRILEEGDAAEAIVLGARTGSEEEWERAGADDVTVVPPAAVADWEPDDRLADRDVYLSVDVDAADPAYAPGTGTMEPFGLEPRELRDVVRAVAPYASGFDVVEVNDRDDGQTASLAGKLVREFVFSNADDS; this comes from the coding sequence ATGTTTCCCGGGGCGACCGACTACCGGACGAACGGGTCCGACGCGGCCGCTCGCTCGGCCGACTCGGAGGACGCGAACTTCGTGGTCGTCGGTGCGCCCCTGGACGCCTCGACGACCTTCCAGCCGGGGACGCGCTTCGGTCCCCGGCGGATCAGGACGTTTGCGGAGCCGTTCGACGACTACGATCGTCGGACCGATCAGTATTTTTCGGACCTCGGCGTCGCCGATCTCGGCGACGTCCGCGCCTGGGACGACGTTGCGGACTATCTCGAGTGGCTCGACGGAACGCTTCGGGACGTCGTCCGGGACGACGCGATCCCGCTGACCCTCGGCGGCGAGCACACCGTCTCGCTGGCGGGCGCACGGGCCGTCGAACCCGACGTCGTCGTCGTCCTCGACGCCCACCTCGACCTTCGCGACGAGTACGACGGCAACCCGCTGAGCCACGCCTGCGTCCTCCGGCGAATCCTCGAGGAGGGCGACGCCGCGGAAGCGATCGTGCTGGGCGCTCGCACCGGCAGCGAGGAGGAGTGGGAGCGCGCAGGGGCCGACGACGTGACGGTCGTCCCGCCCGCGGCCGTCGCCGACTGGGAACCCGACGACCGGCTGGCCGACCGGGACGTCTACCTGAGCGTCGACGTCGACGCCGCGGATCCGGCCTACGCACCGGGGACGGGAACGATGGAGCCGTTCGGCCTCGAGCCTCGCGAGCTGCGCGACGTCGTGCGCGCGGTCGCCCCGTACGCGAGCGGGTTCGACGTGGTCGAGGTCAACGACCGCGACGACGGCCAGACGGCGTCGCTCGCCGGCAAACTGGTGCGAGAATTCGTCTTCTCGAACGCCGACGACTCGTAG